The following proteins are co-located in the Engraulis encrasicolus isolate BLACKSEA-1 chromosome 2, IST_EnEncr_1.0, whole genome shotgun sequence genome:
- the adhfe1 gene encoding hydroxyacid-oxoacid transhydrogenase, mitochondrial: protein MAGRDRVAHLMRQLASAACRCPAHSSQHYHQGAAAACTARTTDYAFEMASSNIRYGEGVTQEIGMDMVSMGAKKVCVMTDKNLSVLPPVKAVLESLTRNGVNYLCYDNVRVEPTDTSFKEAIAFAKKEEFDVFVAVGGGSVIDTCKAANLYACNPDADFLDFVNAPIGKGKPIIGALKPLIAVPTTAGTGSETTGVAIFDYEPLKAKTGIASRALRPVLGIVDPLHTLHMPSRVTANSGFDVLCHALESYTALPYNERSPCPPSPVLRPAYQGSNPISDVWARHALNIVAKYMKRAVRDAGDIKARSSMHLASVFAGIGFGNAGVHLCHGMSYPIAGNVKTYKAKEYNVDHPVVPHGLSVVVTSPAVFSFTASMCPERHLEAAEILGADVSNVKRADAGLVLADTLRSFLYDLQVDDGLSALGYGTNDIPALVKGTLPQERVTKLSPRAHTEEDLAELFTASMKIY, encoded by the exons TTGCCGCTGTCCAGCCCACTCCTCTCAGCACTATCACCAAG GTGCTGCAGCGGCTTGTACAGCTCGGACTACAGACTATGCAtttgag aTGGCAAGCTCGAACATCCGATATGGCGAAGGAGTTACTCAGGAGATCggcatg gacatggTGTCTATGGGAGCTAAGAAGGTGTGTGTCATGACGGATAAGAACTTGTCGGTTCTGCCGCCGGTAAAAGCCGTACTGGAGTCCCTCACCCGGAACGGAGTCAACTACCTCTGCTACGACAACGTGCGCGTGGAGCCCACTGACAccag ttttaagGAGGCCATAGCGTTTGCCAAGAAGGAGGAGTTTGACGTGTTCGTGGCAGTGGGCGGGGGCTCAGTGATTGACACCTGCAAG gcggcCAACCTCTATGCTTGTAACCCCGACGCCGATTTCCTGGATTTCGTCAACGCCCCGATCGGGAAAGGAAAACCTATCATCGGAGCCCTGAAGCCCCTCATtgcag ttcccaCCACTGCGGGGACAGGCAGTGAGACTACCGGAGTCGCCATCTTTGACTACGAACCACTGAAGGCCAAAACAG gcatagcCAGCAGGGCGTTGAGACCAGTCTTGGGGATTGTGGACCCGCTGCACACTCTGCACATGCCCAGTAGGGTCACCGCCAACTCAGGATTTGACGTCCTCtg ccatgctCTGGAGTCCTACACTGCGTTGCCGTATAATGAGCGGagcccctgccccccctcccccgtccTCCGCCCGGCCTACCAGGGCAGCAACCCCATCAGCGACGTCTGGGCCCGACACGCTCTCAACATAGTGGCGAAATACATGAAGAG ggctgtgaGGGATGCTGGGGACATTAAGGCTCGGTCCAGTATGCATCTGGCCAGTGTGTTTGCTGGCATCGGATTTGGCAACGCGGGAGTTCATCTGtg ccatggcATGTCCTACCCCATAGCTGGGAATGTGAAGACCTACAAAGCTAAAGAGTACAATGTGGACCATCCTGTTGTG cctcatGGTCTGTCGGTGGTGGTGACGTCTCCAGCTGTGTTCTCCTTCACCGCCAGCATGTGTCCAGAGCGCCACCTAGAGGCAGCTGAAATACTGG gggctgaTGTCAGTAATGTGAAGAGGGCTGATGCTGGCCTCGTCTTGGCTGATACACTCAGGAGCTTCCTCTACGACCTGCAG GTGGATGATGGATTGTCAGCGTTGGGATACGGAACCAATGACATTCCAGCTCTGGTGAAGGGCACTCTACC acaggagCGTGTGACCAAGCTGTCTCCCAGGGCTCACACTGAAGAGGACCTGGCTGAACTCTTCACAGCATCCATGAAgatctactaa